Within Nitrospirota bacterium, the genomic segment GCGGCCACCGGCGGCATGACCTCTTCGACGGAAGGCGGAGCCGCCTCTCCGGGGCGCGCCTGCTCGGCGGATTGGACCGCGGTCTGGGGCTTCTTGGGACAACCGGAAAGGAGCACTGCGAGGGCTGCGGATCCCGCGACGACCGTCCATGCTGAACGTGACCAGATCATACCAGAGCCTCCCTGTGTCGAGAATCGATCCCTGGGGCGTGCGCGGCGCCGCGGCATCCCCTCCGCGGTCGTAGCCAAGCGCGCCCGCACCCTGACGACAAACGGGGTTCAGAATACAAAGATCATGGGCAAATTGCAAGGCAACCGGGCCGCCTTGACCCGCCGGTTCACCGCGTGGTACGCTCCCGCCCAATCGTCAGGGTATCTAATTATGGGATATCGACTCGTCGCGTTCTTCGCTTGGTTTTGCGCCCTCGCCGGTCCCCTGGCCGGGGCCTCCGGAGCTCGGGCCGCCGGGCTGGAGGCCGTTGCCCCGAACGTGTACGTCTTCCCCGGACAAGCCGGCGACGCCAACGCGGGCGTGGTGATCGGGGACCAAGGCGTGGTGGTGATCGACTCGGGGCCGACGCCCGAAGCCGCCCGGCGGCTGGCCGCGGAGATTAAACGCCTCACGCCCAAGCCCATCCTCTACGTCGTGTTCACCCATGCACACGGCGACCACACGCTTTCCGTCCACGAATTGGCGCCCACAAAGGGCATCATCGCTCACGTCTACACCAAGGACTACTTGGCCGATCACGGCGCGGAGCACCTGAAAACCTATCGCGAGCGGATGGGTGAGGCGGGGGTGCGGGGCGCCAAAGTCACGTTGCCCACGATTACATTTCCGGACATGTACAACATTCCGCTCGGCAAGGAACATATCCTGCTCTTCTACCAGGGCCGAGGGCACACGCGGGGCGATATCGTGGCGTACCTGCCGAAGGCGCACGTGTTGTTTACCGGCGATTTGGTCTACGCGGGGCGGTTGCCGTGGATGGGCGACGGGTACGCCAAGGAATGGCAGGAAACGCTGGACCGCTTGGCTGTGCTGGATGTCACCACCATTGTTCCGGGCCACGGTCAGTGGGGCGGCCGGCCGGTGCTGACCACGTTCCGCGAGTACCTCACGGATCTCTACTCGGCGGTCTTTGTCACCTGGATGATCAAACGTCCGATCGCGACCGCCAAGAAAGAGGTCCAGCTTCCCAAGTACGAAAGCTGGCTCAAATACAAGGAGTGGCTTCCCGCCAACGTGGAAAAGGTCTACCAAGACTTGGTGGCGGAGTCCGAAGGCGCCCCCTCGTACGAAACCATGCCGCCGGCGCAGTAAGGGATCAGTCCCTG encodes:
- a CDS encoding MBL fold metallo-hydrolase, with product MGKLQGNRAALTRRFTAWYAPAQSSGYLIMGYRLVAFFAWFCALAGPLAGASGARAAGLEAVAPNVYVFPGQAGDANAGVVIGDQGVVVIDSGPTPEAARRLAAEIKRLTPKPILYVVFTHAHGDHTLSVHELAPTKGIIAHVYTKDYLADHGAEHLKTYRERMGEAGVRGAKVTLPTITFPDMYNIPLGKEHILLFYQGRGHTRGDIVAYLPKAHVLFTGDLVYAGRLPWMGDGYAKEWQETLDRLAVLDVTTIVPGHGQWGGRPVLTTFREYLTDLYSAVFVTWMIKRPIATAKKEVQLPKYESWLKYKEWLPANVEKVYQDLVAESEGAPSYETMPPAQ